A region of Sugiyamaella lignohabitans strain CBS 10342 chromosome A, complete sequence DNA encodes the following proteins:
- the DAL5 gene encoding allantoate permease (Allantoate permease; ureidosuccinate permease; also transports dipeptides, though with lower affinity than for allantoate and ureidosuccinate; expression is constitutive but sensitive to nitrogen catabolite repression; GO_component: GO:0016021 - integral component of membrane [Evidence IEA,IEA]; GO_component: GO:0016021 - integral component of membrane [Evidence ISM] [PMID 12192589]; GO_component: GO:0016020 - membrane [Evidence IEA,IEA]; GO_component: GO:0005886 - plasma membrane [Evidence IMP,ISS] [PMID 3275614]; GO_function: GO:0015124 - allantoate transmembrane transporter activity [Evidence IMP,ISS] [PMID 3275614]; GO_function: GO:0042936 - dipeptide transporter activity [Evidence IMP] [PMID 16429164]; GO_function: GO:0042936 - dipeptide transporter activity [Evidence IGI,IMP] [PMID 17693598]; GO_function: GO:0005215 - transporter activity [Evidence IEA]; GO_process: GO:0015719 - allantoate transport [Evidence IMP] [PMID 3275614]; GO_process: GO:0042938 - dipeptide transport [Evidence IMP] [PMID 16429164]; GO_process: GO:0042938 - dipeptide transport [Evidence IGI,IMP] [PMID 17693598]; GO_process: GO:0055085 - transmembrane transport [Evidence IEA]; GO_process: GO:0006810 - transport [Evidence IEA,IEA]; GO_process: GO:0042939 - tripeptide transport [Evidence IMP] [PMID 16429164]) — translation MTIQENEITTGPKDLGIVEKNATVEVGEVKDLNIKNADLAMEVAFQSYGMEIDEATNRKILRKIDLYVCGLMGIVYAVQYLDKITNSFASIMGLRTDLHISGSQYSWVGSAFYLAYLVFEFPASYSLQRFPIAKTVGAFIIAWGFVLCMTALPKNYGGFITTRIFLGMLESAVTPAFVLITSQWYKSEEQFTRMSFWSGCNGLGSIIGSLTAYGLAKRQEAGTLPIPGWRLLFVIVGVITIALGIVFILVIPDVPTKAWFLTKEEKLLVVERIRTNKQGFGNRNFKMDQVKEAFTDMRLYLNFVVMILIEIPNGGMTNFQSKFCLYFKRKRNLKKRKIDKNREFTNIFLGILLTGLGYDTLGALKMSAPQGAVEFVGLILVGLLVSRFQHRMFIAVLGTLINIVTGCLLAFPKSHKAQLVGYFLFGLSPICFICYLSCISSNTAGHTKKVIFSATTLIGYCVGNLIGPQTFIATQAPTYTSAKIAIVVCYSLSLVIIGLTYYLNSRANKIRDEKNERLPADFVNAEFADLTDFQNPEFRYAL, via the coding sequence GTGGCATTCCAGTCCTATGGTATggaaattgatgaagctaCCAACAGAAAGATCCTTAGAAAAATTGATCTTTATGTATGTGGTCTCATGGGTATTGTATATGCTGTGCAATATTTAGATAAGATTACCAACAGTTTCGCGTCCATTATGGGACTACGAACTGACCTCCATATTAGTGGATCACAATATAGTTGGGTTGGTTCCGCTTTTTACCTTGCCTATTTGGTTTTCGAGTTCCCGGCCTCTTATTCTTTACAAAGATTTCCGATTGCCAAAACCGTAGGCGCTTTTATTATCGCCTGGGGGTTTGTTTTGTGTATGACTGCACTGCCCAAGAACTACGGCGGCTTCATTACCACCCGTATCTTTCTCGGTATGCTGGAGAGTGCTGTTACTCCAGCTTTCGTCTTGATTACGTCTCAATGGTACAAGTCAGAAGAGCAGTTCACACGCATGTCTTTCTGGAGTGGTTGTAATGGACTGGGTTCTATTATCGGTTCATTGACTGCGTACGGTCTGGCTAAGAGACAAGAAGCCGGAACTCTCCCAATCCCTGGATGGAGATTGCTGTTTGTTATTGTGGGAGTTATTACTATCGCTCTCGGaattgtatttattttggtCATTCCAGATGTCCCTACAAAGGCATGGTTTTTAACTAAAGAGGAAAAGCTTTTGGTAGTCGAGAGAATCAGAACTAACAAGCAAGGTTTTGGTAACAGAAATTTTAAGATGGATCAAGTTAAGGAGGCATTCACAGATATGCGTTTATACTTGAACTTCGTAGTAATGATTCTTATCGAAATTCCTAATGGAGGAATGACCAATTTCCAAAGTAAGTTTTGCTTGTATTTTAAACGAAAACGAAAtctgaagaaaagaaagattGATAAAAATAGGGAATTTACTAACATTTTTCTAGGTATTCTTCTGACTGGTCTTGGATATGACACTTTGGGAGCTTTAAAAATGAGTGCTCCTCAGGGTGCTGTAGAGTTTGTGGGACTTATATTAGTCGGTCTACTAGTTAGTAGATTTCAGCACAGAATGTTCATTGCAGTGCTTGGAACTCTTATAAACATCGTGACAGGCTGTTTGCTAGCTTTCCCAAAAAGCCACAAGGCTCAACTTGTTGGATATTTCCTTTTTGGCTTATCTCCAATATGTTTTATCTGCTATCTGAGTTGTATCTCCTCGAACACTGCTGGCCATACTAAAAAGGTCATTTTCAGTGCTACTACGTTGATTGGATATTGTGTGGGAAACCTGATTGGACCACAAACTTTTATTGCGACCCAGGCCCCAACCTATACATCAGCTAAAATCGCCATCGTAGTCTGCTACAGCTTAAGTCTGGTTATTATCGGCTTGACATACTATCTCAATAGTAGAGCCAACAAGATAAGGGATGAGAAGAATGAACGACTTCCCGCTGATTTCGTGAACGCTGAGTTTGCAGATCTCACTGATTTCCAAAACCCTGAATTCCGATATGCCCTTTAA